A genomic region of Cydia amplana chromosome 27, ilCydAmpl1.1, whole genome shotgun sequence contains the following coding sequences:
- the LOC134660494 gene encoding uncharacterized protein LOC134660494, with protein MTTSTLEWAELLKKFDEHFNNKTNTVVNSYRFYNLRQEPDEPVERFVLRLKNAAKTCNFKEEDRMVRDMLVIGVGEASIKERLLREKELSLDTAMELCKAAEYSKKNVKELEEKVKSVNMVKESSRHRKDVKKPIHYNCNYCGGKHEPRKCPAYGRRCAVCNIYNHYAEMCRYKKKEEKPQQQRRYTKNKVDGIRESTNDSDCSSEDFVVDSVKVSSQY; from the exons ATGACCACTTCTACATTAGAATGGGCGGAGTTGCTTAAAAAGTTTGATGAGCATtttaacaacaaaactaataccGTCGTGAACAGCTACAGATTTTATAATTTACGACAAGAGCCAGATGAACCGGTGGAACGATTTGTTTTGAGGTTAAAAAATGCTGCCAAAACATGCAATTTTAAAGAGGAAGATAGAATGGTAAGAGACATGCTGGTGATAGGTGTAGGAGAAGCAAGTATTAAAGAGAGATTGCTGCGAGAAAAAGAACTGAGTTTAGACACTGCAATGGAATTATGCAAGGCTGCTGAATACAGCAAGAAAAATGTAAAAGAGCTAGAAGAAAAAGTAAAGTCGGTAAATATGGTAAAAGAAAGTTCTCGTCATAGAAAAGATGTAAAGAAACCGATTCATTACAATTGCAATTATTGTGGTGGGAAACATGAGCCAAGAAAATGTCCTGCGTATGGGAGAAGATGTGCTGTGTGCAACATTTATAACCATTATGCCGAAATGTGTAGATATAAGAAGAAGGAAGAAAAACCGCAGCAACAACGAAGATACACAAAGAACAAAGTTGATGGCATCAGGGAATCTACCAATGACAGCGACTGCAGTTCAGAAGACTTTGTGGTAGACTCT GTAAAAGTGTCTTCACAGTACTAG